One Mercurialis annua linkage group LG3, ddMerAnnu1.2, whole genome shotgun sequence DNA window includes the following coding sequences:
- the LOC126674575 gene encoding putative glycerol-3-phosphate transporter 1, with amino-acid sequence MGSLSEPAFEVHEHKPFGIQFLECIRKKRISYKTYQIIVLIVTFFAYASYHAARKTTSIVKSTLDPQSSELGLKLYPWRITYLSQPEERRRFSSRLGEGWAPFNGLDGTSLLGELDLAFLSVYAIGMYFSGHIGDRMNLRIFLTIGMVGTGIFTSLFGFGYWANIHNFYYFLIMQMLAGLFQSTGWPSVVAVVGNWFGKRKRGLIMGIWNAHTSIGNISGSLIAAAMLRHGWGWSFVVPGFLIGFVGVVIFLILPVNPESVGVDRNEDDEVNSPRKSGEEVTQPLLRPNFESKDTAVGFIQAWKIPGVAPFALCLFFSKLVAYTFLYWLPFYLSHTAIDGKYLSNDSAGNMSTLFDVGGVIGGILAGHISDRLGARAITAASFMYCAIPALFFYRSYGHVSLNINIALMFITGMFVNGPYALITTAVSADLGTHSSLKGNSRALATVTAIIDGTGSVGAAIGPLMTGYISAKSWSAVFTMLMGAALVAGLLLTRLVVAEVTEKIAESNSQASSRTSTPSVDV; translated from the exons ATGGGTTCATTATCAGAACCAGCATTTGAAGTTCATGAGCATAAACCATTTGGAATTCAATTCTTAGAGTGCATAAGAAAGAAAAGAATTTCATACAAAACATACCAAATCATTGTTTTGATTGTTACATTTTTCGCTTATGCTAGCTACCATGCTGCTCGGAAAACGACAAGTATTGTTAAGAGTACTCTTGACCCCCAATCATCCGAGTTGGGTTTGAAGTTATATCCGTGGAGGATAACCTACTTAAGTCAAccagaagaaagaagaagatttTCATCGAGACTTGGAGAGGGGTGGGCGCCTTTTAATGGATTGGATGGCACGTCCTTGCTTGGTGAACTTGATTTGGCTTTTCTGTCGGTATATGCGATAGGAATGTATTTCTCCGGTCACATAGGCGACAGGATGAATTTACGGATCTTTTTGACGATAGGAATGGTCGGAACTGGTATATTCACATCTCTATTTGGGTTTGGATATTGGGCAAATATACATAACTTTTACTACTTTTTGATAATGCAAATGCTTGCCGGTTTGTTTCAATCCACTGGATGGCCTTCAGTGGTGGCTGTTGTTGGAAATTGGTTTGGGAAAAGAAAGAGAGGACTAATTATGGGTATATGGAATGCTCATACATCTATAGGGAACATTTCGGGATCATTAATTGCTGCTGCTATGTTAAGACATGGGTGGGGTTGGTCATTTGTTGTGCCTGGATTTCTTATTGGTTTTGTTGGTGTAGTGATTTTTCTGATTCTGCCTGTTAATCCTGAGTCTGTTGGAGTTGACAGAAATGAGGACGATGAAGTGAATTCTCCCAGGAAATCTGGTGAAGAAGTCACACAGCCTCTTTTGAGACCGAATTTTGAGTCCAAGGATACCGCAGTTGGCTTCATTCAAGCTTGGAAAATTCCCGGAGTTGCTCCATTTGCTCTTTGCCTTTTCTTCTCTAAATTGGTGGCTTACACATTTCTCTACTGGCTGCCTTTCTACCTCAGCCATACAG CTATTGATGGGAAGTATTTGTCTAACGATTCAGCTGGGAACATGTCAACATTGTTTGATGTTGGAGGTGTAATTGGGGGAATCTTAGCAGGGCACATCTCTGATCGATTAGGTGCCAGAGCCATTACAGCAGCAAGCTTCATGTACTGTGCGATCCCTGCACTTTTCTTTTACCGCAGCTACGGACATGTTTCGTTGAACATAAACATTGCTCTTATGTTCATCACTGGCATGTTCGTGAACGGACCTTACGCTCTTATAACGACAGCAGTCTCTGCTGATTTGGGAACTCACAGTTCGCTAAAAGGAAACTCGAGGGCGTTGGCGACAGTTACAGCAATTATAGACGGAACAGGCTCAGTTGGGGCTGCAATTGGACCGCTAATGACCGGTTACATTTCTGCTAAAAGCTGGAGTGCAGTTTTCACAATGTTGATGGGGGCAGCTCTTGTTGCTGGTCTACTTCTAACTAGACTTGTAGTGGCTGAAGTTACTGAAAAAATTGCTGAATCAAATTCTCAAGCATCATCAAGAACATCAACTCCTTCAGTTGATGTGTAA
- the LOC126674018 gene encoding uncharacterized protein LOC126674018 gives MGIIKSSFSFIAGTVCGIYIAQNYDVPNIKKLASTGLFMAKLMEEKYRKPKSKDGD, from the coding sequence ATGGGAATAATAAAGAGCAGTTTCTCATTCATAGCAGGCACAGTGTGCGGTATTTACATTGCTCAAAACTACGACGTTCCTAACATCAAAAAACTCGCTTCCACCGGTCTTTTCATGGCTAAGCTTATGGAAGAGAAGTATCGCAAACCTAAAAGCAAGGACGGTGATTAG